Proteins encoded within one genomic window of Flavobacterium sp. NG2:
- a CDS encoding ATP-binding protein gives MSTDKGIFSKFERDELNKITAKSILEKLMNIRQNINVEFTARRLVWELIQNAKDNVNLCNEAGEKVDVCIKITENQFIFSHNNGFFTNEHIRGLIRKYSSSDKDRDPEQIEKIIKTTGRFGTGFMTTHLLSEIVQIESYYKNEDGTFNIFNFWLDRSGKGEKEIIQGINKAFDDAEESIAKSQKIKLDELDFVTSFTYPLSENKISLAKIALEEAESGIAYTLINVPEINSVTIDNDLLGETIYKIDLIEEIQYLDDKFLVYNLLINNKKTEECFITLEDEELRIIIPISNVKGKYYVSELSSTIPRLHLDFPLIGTEDLNIPFTINNSLFEPTEPRDGISLMYDNNIASQTNCDIMLRAVSLYEQLLSFVGDNKDWNNLYNLARIKLPNKHSWIDTDWFKDNVLLPIRNKVLHTPIVDVTTGDRISIWNVYDEPQVYFPYAEKSVVREKIWSLLHKLYPEFTPIKEHVNEWNSIVWKDCYKFSIEELSKDIESKGSILNLNTSINNEEITSTRFLNDYFKLLNLEKEHIKDINNDKYRVIPNQQGEFIKKSELFIDKNIDETLKEACSLITNSPKEYLICKGINTGEGLLYHSKKQEDIIIVINKIIKESTDNKIAVVCDYLASLFPENNITEKRAKIFEFSQKIYPEDFTQKRELKYYDDRIWEESDKKSLFYIVSKIAEHKTVEKAFQEFGFESNQFFIEWLNNLVTFLVKQGFENNINRENHPILPNQNGDFCTKDNLFLDAGDIDNELKDISEELGYDFRDELLEISIFLVLPDNRSHNIENVAEKISANIKPILRDVDKRKVYKETLKKFYLWMNENRTKAEIYFPDLFEKRFLFLEDEDISKNIKKATELDQLMEEHGIESIEDLRVQLSKLQNSNNSENNELDKIDITKEILASLGISSPEELEEAFKNPMISSRFYHTSTPTTEMFIYAQSLIERTKENIIKFLQNHSEYDCTDIEETAPTTLAGIIKNGVSIQIVTRPSDNGEVILYYSSEKDTLDTDNSELWVDNGISNPHILTLGRILKSTGINRIPINMN, from the coding sequence ATGAGTACAGATAAAGGAATTTTTTCAAAATTTGAGAGAGACGAACTTAATAAAATTACAGCTAAGTCAATATTAGAAAAGTTAATGAATATTCGACAAAATATCAATGTAGAATTTACTGCAAGAAGACTTGTATGGGAATTAATACAGAATGCAAAAGACAATGTAAACTTATGCAATGAAGCTGGAGAAAAAGTAGATGTGTGCATAAAAATAACTGAAAATCAATTCATCTTCTCTCACAATAATGGATTTTTTACAAATGAACACATAAGGGGATTAATTAGAAAGTATTCTTCAAGTGATAAAGACAGAGACCCTGAACAAATAGAAAAAATCATCAAAACAACAGGACGATTTGGTACGGGATTTATGACAACACATCTGCTTTCTGAAATAGTCCAGATTGAAAGTTATTATAAAAATGAAGATGGTACATTTAATATTTTTAATTTTTGGTTGGATAGATCTGGGAAAGGAGAAAAAGAGATAATTCAAGGAATTAATAAAGCTTTCGATGATGCTGAAGAAAGCATAGCGAAGTCACAGAAAATAAAACTAGATGAATTAGATTTTGTTACCTCTTTTACTTATCCACTATCAGAAAACAAAATAAGTTTAGCTAAAATAGCACTTGAAGAAGCTGAAAGTGGAATTGCATATACTTTAATCAATGTTCCTGAAATAAATTCAGTAACTATCGATAACGATTTACTTGGAGAAACCATTTATAAAATTGATTTAATTGAAGAAATACAATACTTAGATGATAAATTTTTAGTATACAATCTTTTAATAAATAATAAAAAAACGGAAGAATGTTTTATTACATTAGAAGATGAAGAGCTTAGAATAATAATACCTATTTCCAATGTAAAAGGAAAATATTATGTGTCAGAGCTAAGTTCTACAATTCCTAGACTTCATTTAGATTTTCCATTGATTGGAACAGAAGATTTAAACATACCTTTTACTATTAATAATTCATTATTTGAACCAACAGAGCCTAGAGATGGAATAAGCTTAATGTATGATAACAACATAGCCTCTCAAACAAATTGTGATATTATGTTACGGGCAGTATCGTTATATGAACAATTATTATCATTTGTTGGTGATAATAAAGATTGGAATAATTTATATAACCTTGCAAGGATAAAACTGCCTAATAAACATTCGTGGATTGATACTGATTGGTTTAAGGATAATGTATTACTTCCAATTCGGAATAAGGTTTTACACACACCAATTGTTGATGTTACTACTGGAGATAGAATTTCAATATGGAATGTTTATGATGAGCCGCAAGTCTATTTTCCTTATGCTGAAAAAAGTGTCGTTAGAGAAAAAATTTGGAGTTTATTACATAAATTATATCCAGAGTTTACGCCGATAAAAGAACATGTAAATGAATGGAATTCTATTGTATGGAAAGACTGTTATAAATTTTCAATTGAAGAGCTTTCAAAAGATATCGAATCTAAAGGTAGTATTTTGAATCTAAATACTAGTATTAATAACGAAGAAATCACTAGTACTAGATTTCTAAATGATTACTTTAAACTATTAAATTTAGAAAAAGAACATATTAAAGATATTAATAATGATAAATATAGAGTAATTCCGAATCAACAGGGAGAATTCATAAAAAAATCCGAATTATTTATTGATAAGAATATTGATGAAACATTGAAAGAAGCCTGTTCTTTAATAACTAATAGTCCTAAAGAATATTTAATTTGTAAAGGAATTAACACAGGCGAAGGATTACTTTACCATTCTAAAAAACAAGAAGACATAATAATTGTTATTAATAAAATTATTAAAGAAAGTACAGATAATAAAATTGCTGTTGTTTGTGATTATTTAGCATCTCTTTTTCCTGAAAATAATATTACCGAGAAACGAGCAAAAATTTTTGAATTTTCTCAAAAGATTTATCCCGAAGATTTTACTCAAAAAAGAGAACTGAAATACTATGATGATAGAATTTGGGAAGAGTCAGACAAGAAGTCTCTATTTTATATTGTCTCAAAAATAGCGGAACATAAAACAGTCGAAAAGGCATTTCAAGAATTTGGATTTGAAAGCAATCAATTCTTTATTGAATGGCTAAATAATTTGGTTACTTTTTTAGTTAAACAAGGATTTGAGAATAATATAAATAGAGAGAACCACCCAATTTTGCCTAACCAAAATGGAGATTTCTGCACAAAGGATAATTTATTTTTAGATGCTGGTGATATCGACAATGAATTAAAAGATATCTCCGAGGAATTAGGTTATGATTTTAGAGATGAATTATTAGAAATTTCAATATTTCTAGTGCTGCCAGATAATAGGTCTCACAATATAGAAAATGTTGCAGAAAAAATATCTGCCAATATAAAACCAATACTTAGAGATGTTGATAAAAGAAAAGTTTATAAAGAAACTTTGAAAAAATTTTATTTATGGATGAATGAAAATAGAACTAAAGCCGAAATTTATTTTCCTGATTTGTTCGAAAAAAGATTTCTTTTTTTAGAGGATGAAGATATTTCTAAAAACATAAAAAAGGCTACAGAATTAGATCAACTAATGGAGGAACACGGTATTGAATCAATTGAAGACCTTCGTGTACAATTATCAAAACTTCAGAATAGTAATAATTCAGAGAATAACGAGCTTGATAAAATTGATATTACCAAAGAGATTTTGGCAAGTTTAGGTATATCTTCTCCTGAAGAATTAGAAGAAGCATTTAAAAACCCTATGATATCATCAAGATTTTATCACACTTCAACACCCACAACTGAGATGTTTATTTATGCACAAAGTCTTATAGAAAGAACTAAAGAAAATATTATTAAATTTCTTCAAAACCATTCAGAATATGATTGTACTGATATTGAAGAGACTGCACCAACAACTTTAGCTGGAATAATTAAAAATGGAGTTTCAATTCAAATCGTAACACGACCATCAGATAATGGTGAAGTTATTTTATATTATTCTTCTGAAAAAGATACTTTAGATACTGATAATTCTGAACTTTGGGTTGACAATGGTATTAGCAATCCACATATTCTTACTTTAGGAAGAATTCTAAAGAGTACAGGTATTAATAGAATTCCAATAAATATGAACTAA
- a CDS encoding phospholipase D-like domain-containing protein — protein MKITSYFENHKNIIEVQLSKAQKEVIIGVAWINFNIYFDIFNDLLERKIKLKIICTDNPSNRNNIVEINKLRLSGAEIKLLQMPNSNSHMHHKFAVIDSKTIMNGSFNWSKNAIKSFENLMIIEDCPEECRKFKREFDRILQLEKSTIKHLQKFVKCKNCDGEMLNLLVFSERSSKYFETYGDVVKACNCCMEYETMEECIQDTQLYMLVNSLNGSSDDYEYEYLNDLIFKELNSFTNTEIHAIGKVKTTYDHHDDEDVETVILWKNKFVGDRLEDSIDNDFGVYYDN, from the coding sequence ATGAAAATAACATCATATTTTGAAAACCATAAAAATATAATTGAAGTACAGTTATCTAAAGCGCAAAAAGAGGTGATAATTGGAGTCGCATGGATAAATTTCAACATATATTTTGATATTTTTAATGATCTTTTGGAAAGAAAAATAAAGTTAAAAATAATTTGTACGGATAATCCATCTAACCGAAATAATATAGTAGAGATAAATAAATTAAGACTAAGTGGTGCAGAAATAAAGCTTTTACAGATGCCAAATAGTAATTCACATATGCACCATAAATTCGCAGTTATTGACTCTAAAACTATCATGAATGGTTCTTTTAATTGGTCCAAAAATGCAATTAAAAGCTTTGAAAATCTTATGATTATAGAAGATTGTCCTGAAGAATGCAGAAAGTTTAAAAGAGAATTTGATAGAATTTTACAGTTAGAAAAATCGACAATTAAACATTTACAAAAATTTGTCAAGTGTAAAAATTGTGATGGAGAAATGCTAAACTTATTGGTATTTAGCGAGAGAAGTTCAAAATACTTTGAAACATACGGAGATGTCGTTAAAGCATGTAATTGTTGTATGGAATATGAAACTATGGAAGAATGCATACAAGACACTCAACTCTATATGTTGGTAAATAGTTTAAATGGTTCGAGTGATGATTATGAATACGAATATCTTAATGATTTAATTTTCAAAGAACTTAATTCATTTACAAATACTGAAATACATGCTATTGGAAAAGTAAAAACCACTTACGATCATCATGATGATGAGGACGTTGAAACTGTAATATTGTGGAAAAATAAATTTGTTGGAGACAGACTTGAAGATTCAATTGATAATGATTTTGGAGTTTACTATGATAATTAA
- a CDS encoding GlxA family transcriptional regulator — protein MDPVFIIQLVGLNKVVNLNNGKYSITVDILLEEDKSFDIVFVTPLSGDMNEALLLNKSFIPWIIKQYENGAELVSLCLGSFFLASTGLLNNKKCSSHWFLADKFRFLYPQVELVDNAIITEDQGIYSSGGASSYWNLLLHLAEKHTNRSISILASKFFAIDIDRESQSAFSIFRGQKNHNDEIIKLAQEYIENNIEDRINVEVLADRSLLGRRTFERRFRKATNNSVLEYIHRVKIEAAKRSFENTNKNINDVMLEIGYTDSKAFRTMFKKITGLTPIEYRNKYNKIVLS, from the coding sequence ATGGATCCGGTTTTTATAATTCAACTAGTAGGTTTGAACAAAGTCGTTAACCTGAATAATGGAAAATATAGTATAACAGTTGATATATTATTAGAAGAAGATAAATCTTTTGATATTGTTTTTGTTACTCCATTGAGCGGAGACATGAATGAAGCTTTATTACTCAATAAGTCATTTATTCCATGGATAATTAAACAGTACGAAAATGGAGCTGAATTAGTTTCATTGTGTTTAGGTTCATTTTTTCTAGCTTCTACAGGATTGTTAAATAATAAAAAATGTTCATCACATTGGTTTTTAGCGGATAAATTTCGTTTTTTATACCCACAAGTTGAATTAGTTGATAATGCAATTATAACCGAAGATCAAGGTATTTATTCTAGTGGAGGTGCTAGTTCCTACTGGAACTTATTATTGCACTTAGCTGAAAAGCATACTAATCGTTCGATTTCAATTTTAGCCTCTAAATTTTTTGCTATTGATATTGACAGAGAAAGTCAGTCTGCATTTTCCATATTTAGAGGCCAAAAAAATCATAATGATGAAATAATTAAACTAGCCCAGGAGTATATTGAAAACAATATTGAAGACCGTATTAACGTTGAGGTTTTGGCAGATAGGTCGCTTTTAGGTAGAAGAACTTTTGAGAGAAGATTTCGAAAAGCGACCAATAATTCAGTTTTAGAATATATTCATAGAGTTAAAATTGAAGCCGCCAAACGCAGTTTTGAGAATACTAATAAAAATATAAATGATGTTATGCTTGAAATTGGTTATACTGATAGTAAAGCTTTTAGAACTATGTTTAAAAAAATCACTGGATTAACACCTATAGAGTATAGAAACAAATACAATAAAATAGTTTTGTCTTAA